A genomic window from Lolium rigidum isolate FL_2022 unplaced genomic scaffold, APGP_CSIRO_Lrig_0.1 contig_30453_1, whole genome shotgun sequence includes:
- the LOC124680903 gene encoding histone-lysine N-methyltransferase, H3 lysine-9 specific SUVH1-like isoform X1, which translates to MAGNQQTASVVLNDTTIIDAKPLRTLTPMFPAPLGMHTFTPKSSPSVVCVSPFGPYAGGAYLGMPAGVPPVFTSAPADPHLAQPYMVHMNGVANANGTANNTMVTPVLQTPPAVSTQESGKKKRGRPKRVQETTVPSVPPLHLVPADPPVNLVPADPPVNLVPSVPSAPPESNDIVLQTPPSTISHESGKRKRGRPKRVPDVSVLPTPSAPVPDVSVLPTPSVPVPVVSVLPTPLVPVPDVSVLPTPSVRVQDGKPVSQTPPASSVHESGMNKRGRPKRVQDSSDTPTPTKKSEPFMQTLSAVTSLEDGKRKRGRPKRVPDSSVTASSHSGLSIDADTGDTSKRGRPRKIDTTLLHLPSLSSDDPRESVDNVLLMFDALRRRLMQLDEVKQVAKQQHNMKAGSIMMSSELRINKNKRIGEVSGVEVGDMFYFRIEMCLVGLNSQSMAGIDYMSAKFGNEEDPVAICVVSSGMYENTEDDPEVLVYAGHGMSGKDDQKLERGNLALERSLHRGNPVRVVRSVKDWTCSTGKIYIYDGLYKIREAWVEKGKSGFNVFKHKLLREPGQPDGIAVWKKTEKWRENPSSRDRVILHDISHGMESKPVCLVNEVDDEKGPSHFTYTTKLNYMNSLSSMRKMQGCKCTSVCLPGDNNCSCTHRNAGDLPYSASGILVSRMPMLYECNDSCTCLYNCRNRVVQKGTQIHFEVFKTGDRGWGLRSWDPIRAGTFICEYAGVIVDKTTVEAEDDYIFETPSSEQSLRWNYAPELLGEPNLSDLNESSKQLPLVISAKRAGNIARFMNHSCSPNVFWQPVLYDHGDEGYPHIAFFAIKHIPPMTELTYDYGQSQGNIQQGINSGRRKSKNCLCWSRKCRASFG; encoded by the coding sequence ATGGCTGGAAATCAGCAGACGGCTTCAGTTGTGCTGAATGACACAACAATCATTGATGCCAAACCGTTGCGCACACTGACCCCCATGTTCCCTGCACCGCTTGGGATGCACACTTTCACCCCTAAAAGCTCACCTTCAGTTGTCTGTGTCAGCCCGTTTGGACCATATGCTGGAGGTGCCTACCTGGGAATGCCTGCTGGTGTTCCACCAGTGTTTACATCTGCTCCTGCAGATCCCCACCTGGCGCAGCCATATATGGTTCACATGAATGGGGTTGCAAATGCTAATGGTACTGCAAACAACACAATGGTCACCCCTGTGTTGCAAACTCCCCCAGCGGTCTCTACACAGGAATCtggtaagaagaagagggggaggcCGAAACGTGTGCAAGAAACTACTGTTCCGTCCGTTCCTCCACTTCATTTGGTTCCTGCGGATCCTCCAGTTAATTTGGTTCCTGCAGATCCTCCAGTTAATTTGGTTCCTTCAGTTCCTTCAGCTCCCCCGGAAAGTAATGATATTGTTCTCCAGACACCCCCTTCTACAATTTCGCATGAATCTGGTAAGAGGAAGAGGGGACGACCCAAGCGTGTGCCAGATGTTTCTGTCTTACCAACTCCTTCAGCGCCTGTACCAGATGTTTCTGTCTTACCAACTCCTTCAGTGCCTGTACCGGTTGTTTCTGTCTTACCAACTCCTTTAGTGCCTGTACCGGATGTTTCTGTCTTACCAACTCCTTCAGTGCGTGTACAGGATGGTAAACCTGTCTCCCAGACACCTCCTGCATCCAGTGTGCATGAATCTGGTATGAATAAAAGGGGACGCCCCAAACGTGTACAGGATAGTTCAGATACTCCAACTCCTACAAAAAAGAGTGAGCCCTTTATGCAGACACTTTCTGCAGTCACCTCACTAGAGGATGGTAAGAGGAAGAGAGGACGGCCGAAGCGTGTGCCTGATAGTTCAGTAACTGCTTCAAGTCATTCAGGCCTTTCAATAGATGCTGACACTGGTGACACATCAAAGCGTGGACGGCCTAGGAAAATTGATACTACCCTGCTGCACCTGCCCTCTTTGTCTTCAGATGATCCTAGAGAATCTGTAGATAATGTACTTCTGATGTTTGATGCACTGCGGCGGCGACTCATGCAGCTGGATGAGGTTAAGCAAGTAGCAAAGCAACAGCATAACATGAAGGCCGGAAGTATCATGATGAGCTCTGAACTTCGCATCAACAAGAACAAGAGGATTGGAGAGGTTTCAGGTGTCGAGGTTGGTGACATGTTCTACTTCAGAATCGAAATGTGCCTGGTAGGGCTGAATAGTCAGAGCATGGCAGGGATAGATTACATGTCTGCTAAGTTCGGTAATGAAGAGGACCCTGTGGCCATTTGTGTAGTATCATCTGGAATGTATGAGAATACTGAAGATGATCCAGAGGTTCTGGTTTACGCAGGACATGGCATGTCTGGGAAGGATGATCAAAAGCTTGAGAGAGGCAATCTTGCACTGGAGAGGAGTTTGCATAGAGGTAATCCCGTCCGAGTCGTTCGCAGTGTAAAAGACTGGACTTGTTCAACtggtaagatatacatatatgatGGCCTTTACAAGATCAGAGAAGCCTGGGTGGAGAAAGGAAAGTCTGGTTTCAATGTGTTTAAACACAAGTTGCTCAGGGAACCTGGCCAACCTGATGGCATTGCTGTGTGGAAGAAGACTGAGAAATGGAGGGAAAATCCATCCTCTAGAGATCGTGTTATATTACACGACATATCACACGGTATGGAAAGTAAGCCTGTCTGCCTTGTAAATGAGGTTGATGATGAGAAAGGTCCTAGCCACTTCACATATACAACTAAACTTAACTACATGAATTCTCTGAGCTCAATGAGAAAGATGCAAGGTTGCAAATGCACAAGTGTATGCCTACCTGGTGATAACAACTGTTCCTGTACACATCGAAATGCTGGTGACCTTCCTTACAGTGCTTCAGGCATACTTGTTAGCCGGATGCCTATGTTGTACGAGTGCAATGATTCATGCACTTGTTTATATAATTGCCGGAACCGGGTTGTGCAAAAGGGTacccagatccacttcgaagtgtTTAAGACTGGAGATCGAGGTTGGGGCCTTCGTAGTTGGGACCCAATTCGAGCTGGCACATTTATCTGTGAATATGCTGGTGTAATTGTTGATAAGACTACTGTTGAGGCAGAAGATGATTACATTTTTGAGACCCCTTCTTCTGAGCAGAGCTTAAGATGGAACTACGCACCAGAATTACTGGGTGAACCTAATCTTTCTGACTTGAATGAATCATCTAAGCAGCTGCCATTAGTTATTAGTGCAAAACGAGCTGGCAACATAGCTCGCTTTATGAACCACAGCTGCTCACCTAACGTTTTTTGGCAACCAGTTCTATATGACCATGGTGATGAGGGATATCCACATATCGCGTTCTTCGCAATCAAGCATATTCCTCCAATGACAGAGCTTACATATGATTATGGTCAGAGCCAAGGTAATATCCAACAGGGAATTAATTCTGGGCGTCGGAAGTCCAAAAATTGCTTATGTTGGTCTCGCAAGTGCAGAGCTTCCTTCGGTTAA
- the LOC124680903 gene encoding histone-lysine N-methyltransferase, H3 lysine-9 specific SUVH1-like isoform X2 yields the protein MAGNQQTASVVLNDTTIIDAKPLRTLTPMFPAPLGMHTFTPKSSPSVVCVSPFGPYAGGAYLGMPAGVPPVFTSAPADPHLAQPYMVHMNGVANANGTANNTMVTPVLQTPPAVSTQESGKKKRGRPKRVQETTVPSVPPLHLVPADPPVNLVPADPPVNLVPSVPSAPPESNDIVLQTPPSTISHESGKRKRGRPKRVPDVSVLPTPSAPVPDVSVLPTPSVPVPVVSVLPTPLVPVPDVSVLPTPSVRVQDGKPVSQTPPASSVHESGMNKRGRPKRVQDSSDTPTPTKKSEPFMQTLSAVTSLEDGKRKRGRPKRVPDSSVTASSHSGLSIDADTGDTSKRGRPRKIDTTLLHLPSLSSDDPRESVDNVLLMFDALRRRLMQLDEVKQVAKQQHNMKAGSIMMSSELRINKNKRIGEVSGVEVGDMFYFRIEMCLVGLNSQSMAGIDYMSAKFGNEEDPVAICVVSSGMYENTEDDPEVLVYAGHGMSGKDDQKLERGNLALERSLHRGNPVRVVRSVKDWTCSTGKIYIYDGLYKIREAWVEKGKSGFNVFKHKLLREPGQPDGIAVWKKTEKWRENPSSRDRVILHDISHGMESKPVCLVNEVDDEKGPSHFTYTTKLNYMNSLSSMRKMQGCKCTSVCLPGDNNCSCTHRNAGDLPYSASGILVSRMPMLYECNDSCTCLYNCRNRVVQKGTQIHFEVFKTGDRGWGLRSWDPIRAGTFICEYAGVIVDKTTVEAEDDYIFETPSSEQSLRWNYAPELLGEPNLSDLNESSKQLPLVISAKRAGNIARFMNHSCSPNVFWQPVLYDHGDEGYPHIAFFAIKHIPPMTELTYDYGQSQELPSVK from the exons ATGGCTGGAAATCAGCAGACGGCTTCAGTTGTGCTGAATGACACAACAATCATTGATGCCAAACCGTTGCGCACACTGACCCCCATGTTCCCTGCACCGCTTGGGATGCACACTTTCACCCCTAAAAGCTCACCTTCAGTTGTCTGTGTCAGCCCGTTTGGACCATATGCTGGAGGTGCCTACCTGGGAATGCCTGCTGGTGTTCCACCAGTGTTTACATCTGCTCCTGCAGATCCCCACCTGGCGCAGCCATATATGGTTCACATGAATGGGGTTGCAAATGCTAATGGTACTGCAAACAACACAATGGTCACCCCTGTGTTGCAAACTCCCCCAGCGGTCTCTACACAGGAATCtggtaagaagaagagggggaggcCGAAACGTGTGCAAGAAACTACTGTTCCGTCCGTTCCTCCACTTCATTTGGTTCCTGCGGATCCTCCAGTTAATTTGGTTCCTGCAGATCCTCCAGTTAATTTGGTTCCTTCAGTTCCTTCAGCTCCCCCGGAAAGTAATGATATTGTTCTCCAGACACCCCCTTCTACAATTTCGCATGAATCTGGTAAGAGGAAGAGGGGACGACCCAAGCGTGTGCCAGATGTTTCTGTCTTACCAACTCCTTCAGCGCCTGTACCAGATGTTTCTGTCTTACCAACTCCTTCAGTGCCTGTACCGGTTGTTTCTGTCTTACCAACTCCTTTAGTGCCTGTACCGGATGTTTCTGTCTTACCAACTCCTTCAGTGCGTGTACAGGATGGTAAACCTGTCTCCCAGACACCTCCTGCATCCAGTGTGCATGAATCTGGTATGAATAAAAGGGGACGCCCCAAACGTGTACAGGATAGTTCAGATACTCCAACTCCTACAAAAAAGAGTGAGCCCTTTATGCAGACACTTTCTGCAGTCACCTCACTAGAGGATGGTAAGAGGAAGAGAGGACGGCCGAAGCGTGTGCCTGATAGTTCAGTAACTGCTTCAAGTCATTCAGGCCTTTCAATAGATGCTGACACTGGTGACACATCAAAGCGTGGACGGCCTAGGAAAATTGATACTACCCTGCTGCACCTGCCCTCTTTGTCTTCAGATGATCCTAGAGAATCTGTAGATAATGTACTTCTGATGTTTGATGCACTGCGGCGGCGACTCATGCAGCTGGATGAGGTTAAGCAAGTAGCAAAGCAACAGCATAACATGAAGGCCGGAAGTATCATGATGAGCTCTGAACTTCGCATCAACAAGAACAAGAGGATTGGAGAGGTTTCAGGTGTCGAGGTTGGTGACATGTTCTACTTCAGAATCGAAATGTGCCTGGTAGGGCTGAATAGTCAGAGCATGGCAGGGATAGATTACATGTCTGCTAAGTTCGGTAATGAAGAGGACCCTGTGGCCATTTGTGTAGTATCATCTGGAATGTATGAGAATACTGAAGATGATCCAGAGGTTCTGGTTTACGCAGGACATGGCATGTCTGGGAAGGATGATCAAAAGCTTGAGAGAGGCAATCTTGCACTGGAGAGGAGTTTGCATAGAGGTAATCCCGTCCGAGTCGTTCGCAGTGTAAAAGACTGGACTTGTTCAACtggtaagatatacatatatgatGGCCTTTACAAGATCAGAGAAGCCTGGGTGGAGAAAGGAAAGTCTGGTTTCAATGTGTTTAAACACAAGTTGCTCAGGGAACCTGGCCAACCTGATGGCATTGCTGTGTGGAAGAAGACTGAGAAATGGAGGGAAAATCCATCCTCTAGAGATCGTGTTATATTACACGACATATCACACGGTATGGAAAGTAAGCCTGTCTGCCTTGTAAATGAGGTTGATGATGAGAAAGGTCCTAGCCACTTCACATATACAACTAAACTTAACTACATGAATTCTCTGAGCTCAATGAGAAAGATGCAAGGTTGCAAATGCACAAGTGTATGCCTACCTGGTGATAACAACTGTTCCTGTACACATCGAAATGCTGGTGACCTTCCTTACAGTGCTTCAGGCATACTTGTTAGCCGGATGCCTATGTTGTACGAGTGCAATGATTCATGCACTTGTTTATATAATTGCCGGAACCGGGTTGTGCAAAAGGGTacccagatccacttcgaagtgtTTAAGACTGGAGATCGAGGTTGGGGCCTTCGTAGTTGGGACCCAATTCGAGCTGGCACATTTATCTGTGAATATGCTGGTGTAATTGTTGATAAGACTACTGTTGAGGCAGAAGATGATTACATTTTTGAGACCCCTTCTTCTGAGCAGAGCTTAAGATGGAACTACGCACCAGAATTACTGGGTGAACCTAATCTTTCTGACTTGAATGAATCATCTAAGCAGCTGCCATTAGTTATTAGTGCAAAACGAGCTGGCAACATAGCTCGCTTTATGAACCACAGCTGCTCACCTAACGTTTTTTGGCAACCAGTTCTATATGACCATGGTGATGAGGGATATCCACATATCGCGTTCTTCGCAATCAAGCATATTCCTCCAATGACAGAGCTTACATATGATTATGGTCAGAGCCAAG AGCTTCCTTCGGTTAAATAA